From the genome of Proteus vulgaris, one region includes:
- a CDS encoding MexW/MexI family multidrug efflux RND transporter permease subunit: MKFTDIFVRRPVLALVVSTLILLLGAFAFSKLPVRQYPMLQNSTITIATDYPGASSELMQGFVTQPITQAVSSVEGVDYISSSSVQGKSLVTVRMELNRDPTQALTQVMAKVNQVRYKLPEQAYDPVIELSSGESTAVAYVGFSSEQLSIPELTDYLSRVVEPMFSSINGVAKVQVFGGQQLAMRLWLDADKLAGRNLTASDVANAVRRNNYQAAPGKVEGEFVIANVYVNTDLTNVEEFKDMVIINDGNNLVRLRDVGTVELGAAATETSGIMNGKKAVFLGLFPTPTGNPLVIVDGIRDHLVDIQKTLPPSVDVELAFETSRFIKASINQVVQTLIEAILIVIAVIYLCLGSFRSVLIPVLAIPLSMLGAAGLMLAFGFSINLLTLLAMVLAIGLVVDDAIVVVENVHRHIEEGLSPVQAALVGAREVAGPVIAMTITLAAVYAPIGLMAGLTGALFKEFAITLAGSVIVSGIVALTLSPVMSSLMLKPKENEGKMAKMAEFVFDKLAHYYGYVLNFSLANRWLTVVFALAVFVSLPFLYSQTKQELAPSEDQASVLTAVKAPQHANLAYAERFNQKLDEIYMSLPETDSTWIINGTDGPSASFGGINFDGWDLRDRNADQIQADLQNRVNNVEGTSIFAFQLASLPGSVGGLPVQMVLRSPLGYPVLFETMEQIKQQARESGLFVVVDSDLDYNNPVVQVAIDRAKANSLGIRMQDIGESLSLLVGEHYINRFGMDGRSYDVIPQSVRHQRLTPAALAGHYIRTQDNVLIPLSTVVNITTQVEPNKLTQFNQQNAAIFQAIPAPGVTMGQAVAFLETVANSLPAGFSHDWQSDSRQFTQEGNTLVFAFIAALIIIYLVLAAQYESLVDPLIILITVPLSICGALVPLALGMVTLNIYTQIGLVTLIGLISKHGILMVEFANELQIHKNLNRRDAIIEAAKIRLRPVLMTTAAMVIGLIPLLFASGAGANSRYGLGLIIVSGMLVGTLFTLFVLPTMYSFLARNHQISAQTERQKQLQQVSEQ; the protein is encoded by the coding sequence ATGAAGTTTACCGATATTTTTGTTCGGCGACCTGTTTTGGCATTAGTTGTTAGCACATTGATCCTGTTACTGGGCGCATTTGCGTTCAGTAAACTGCCAGTTCGTCAATACCCTATGTTACAAAACTCAACAATTACGATTGCAACAGATTATCCTGGTGCTTCGTCTGAATTGATGCAGGGATTTGTTACCCAACCAATTACACAAGCGGTTTCCTCTGTTGAGGGAGTTGATTATATTTCTTCATCTTCAGTACAAGGTAAAAGCTTAGTTACCGTCAGAATGGAGTTAAACCGCGATCCAACTCAAGCTTTGACGCAAGTAATGGCGAAGGTAAATCAAGTTCGTTATAAGCTGCCAGAACAAGCTTATGATCCGGTGATCGAACTTTCATCAGGAGAATCTACAGCGGTAGCTTATGTGGGTTTCTCAAGTGAACAGCTTTCTATTCCCGAACTCACAGACTACCTTTCTCGCGTTGTTGAGCCGATGTTTTCATCCATTAATGGCGTTGCTAAAGTGCAAGTATTTGGTGGTCAACAATTGGCCATGCGCTTGTGGTTAGATGCAGACAAACTGGCTGGTCGTAACTTAACGGCAAGCGATGTCGCAAATGCAGTACGCCGTAATAACTATCAAGCTGCCCCAGGTAAAGTAGAAGGCGAGTTTGTAATTGCCAACGTTTATGTCAATACTGACCTCACTAATGTCGAAGAATTTAAAGACATGGTTATCATTAATGATGGCAATAATCTTGTACGTTTGCGTGATGTCGGTACTGTCGAATTAGGTGCTGCGGCCACTGAAACCAGTGGTATTATGAATGGTAAAAAAGCCGTATTTTTAGGTTTATTCCCGACACCAACAGGCAACCCACTCGTGATTGTTGATGGTATTAGAGATCATCTTGTTGATATTCAAAAAACCTTACCCCCTAGTGTCGATGTAGAACTGGCATTTGAAACCTCACGTTTTATCAAAGCCTCTATTAACCAAGTAGTACAAACCTTAATTGAAGCGATTTTAATCGTTATTGCGGTTATTTATCTCTGTTTGGGATCGTTCCGTTCTGTTCTTATTCCTGTACTTGCCATTCCGTTATCGATGCTAGGTGCTGCCGGATTAATGCTTGCCTTTGGCTTTAGTATTAACTTGCTCACCTTGCTAGCAATGGTTTTAGCCATTGGACTTGTCGTAGATGATGCAATAGTCGTTGTTGAAAATGTGCATCGCCATATTGAAGAGGGTTTATCGCCTGTTCAAGCCGCTTTAGTGGGGGCGAGAGAAGTTGCCGGTCCTGTAATTGCCATGACGATCACTTTAGCCGCTGTTTATGCTCCGATTGGTTTAATGGCTGGATTAACAGGCGCATTATTTAAAGAATTTGCCATAACGCTGGCAGGTAGTGTGATTGTATCCGGTATTGTGGCATTAACTTTATCCCCCGTGATGAGCTCATTAATGCTAAAACCAAAAGAAAATGAAGGCAAAATGGCTAAAATGGCTGAGTTTGTTTTCGATAAACTGGCTCATTATTATGGTTACGTGCTTAATTTTTCTTTAGCTAATCGCTGGTTAACCGTTGTTTTTGCCTTAGCCGTGTTTGTCAGCTTACCGTTTTTATATAGCCAGACAAAACAAGAGCTAGCACCTTCAGAAGATCAGGCGAGCGTTTTAACTGCTGTAAAAGCGCCACAACATGCAAACCTTGCCTATGCTGAACGCTTTAATCAGAAGCTTGATGAAATTTATATGAGTCTACCTGAAACAGACAGTACATGGATAATTAACGGTACAGATGGGCCTTCAGCCAGCTTTGGTGGTATTAACTTTGATGGTTGGGATTTACGTGATCGCAACGCAGATCAAATCCAAGCTGATTTACAAAATCGCGTCAACAATGTGGAAGGTACCAGTATTTTTGCTTTCCAATTAGCCTCTCTACCCGGCTCAGTGGGTGGATTACCTGTACAAATGGTGCTACGTAGCCCATTAGGTTACCCCGTTTTGTTTGAAACAATGGAACAAATAAAACAACAAGCAAGAGAAAGCGGTTTATTTGTCGTGGTAGATAGCGATTTAGATTACAACAATCCCGTTGTTCAAGTTGCCATAGATCGAGCTAAAGCCAATAGTTTAGGCATTCGTATGCAAGATATTGGTGAATCACTCTCACTATTAGTGGGTGAACACTATATTAATCGTTTTGGTATGGATGGCCGCTCTTATGATGTGATCCCACAAAGTGTACGTCACCAACGTTTAACGCCTGCAGCTCTTGCGGGGCACTATATTCGTACTCAAGATAATGTTTTGATCCCATTATCAACCGTTGTGAATATTACGACTCAAGTTGAACCCAATAAACTGACACAGTTTAATCAACAAAATGCAGCTATTTTCCAAGCGATCCCCGCACCCGGTGTAACAATGGGGCAAGCGGTCGCTTTTCTTGAAACCGTGGCTAATTCATTACCTGCAGGTTTTAGCCATGATTGGCAATCTGATTCTCGCCAATTTACTCAAGAAGGAAATACGTTAGTCTTTGCTTTTATTGCCGCACTTATCATTATTTACTTAGTGTTAGCTGCACAGTATGAAAGTTTGGTCGATCCTTTGATTATCTTAATTACTGTACCGCTATCAATTTGTGGCGCATTAGTCCCTCTCGCTTTAGGCATGGTAACGCTAAATATCTACACTCAAATTGGTTTAGTCACACTAATAGGGCTTATCAGTAAGCACGGTATTTTAATGGTGGAATTCGCTAATGAATTACAAATTCATAAAAATCTAAACCGTCGAGATGCCATTATTGAAGCAGCAAAAATCCGCTTACGTCCTGTCTTAATGACCACGGCAGCAATGGTTATTGGGCTTATTCCTCTTTTATTTGCCAGTGGTGCTGGGGCGAATAGTCGCTATGGATTAGGGCTGATTATTGTGTCAGGCATGTTAGTCGGCACACTGTTTACTCTGTTTGTGTTACCAACGATGTATAGTTTCTTGGCTCGAAACCATCAAATCAGCGCTCAAACTGAGCGTCAAAAGCAGTTACAGCAAGTCAGTGAGCAATAA
- a CDS encoding type II toxin-antitoxin system RelE/ParE family toxin: protein MWNVFFTNNFDSWLLEQNIELQERVLAALQNLEVYGPRLPRPYADNIKGSKYPNMKELRIQHTGKPIRIFFAFDPTRRAIVLCAGNKANNKKFYQTMIHIADREFTSYLLSIREGNENTSTSYR, encoded by the coding sequence GTGTGGAATGTATTCTTTACAAATAATTTCGATTCTTGGTTATTAGAACAAAACATCGAGTTACAAGAACGCGTTTTAGCGGCCTTACAGAATTTAGAGGTTTATGGGCCTAGGTTACCAAGGCCATATGCTGATAACATCAAAGGTTCAAAATATCCGAATATGAAAGAGCTTCGAATACAACACACAGGAAAACCTATACGAATATTTTTTGCGTTTGATCCAACTAGAAGAGCCATTGTGCTATGTGCAGGAAATAAAGCTAACAATAAGAAATTTTACCAAACGATGATCCATATAGCGGATCGAGAATTTACCTCATATCTTTTATCAATAAGAGAAGGCAATGAAAACACTTCAACAAGCTATCGCTGA
- a CDS encoding helix-turn-helix domain-containing protein, producing the protein MKTLQQAIAERSPDSQERIKKMADELILETGLQILREELNISQRELATHLGISQPAITQIEQRGNDLKLATLKRYVEALGGKLSLTIELPTGEDRVFHL; encoded by the coding sequence ATGAAAACACTTCAACAAGCTATCGCTGAACGTTCTCCTGATAGCCAAGAACGCATAAAAAAAATGGCTGATGAATTGATACTAGAAACAGGGCTGCAAATCTTAAGAGAAGAGTTAAATATTTCGCAAAGAGAACTTGCTACCCATTTAGGAATTTCTCAACCTGCGATTACCCAAATAGAGCAAAGAGGTAACGATCTAAAACTAGCAACATTAAAACGCTATGTTGAAGCTTTAGGCGGTAAACTTAGCTTAACGATTGAATTACCTACTGGTGAAGATCGTGTTTTCCATCTTTAA
- a CDS encoding protein-tyrosine phosphatase family protein, producing MFSIVNFFSRPNVEKINRDLETKYVKKENVAHNSISHIRNTNQQLHTPNLAPRTMIGGSPKLNNTTKIQQIYNQPSSIANLSALPPKSVKVNNLPALPPKGVKVNNPPNLPPRELRNTTQGLSTQVPIQTKSFSILKPAAYIFDEKGNRNIANSSDFLTAVNSKLKSDAPDIVNILNTCKILFNNLISNNYLSSRYEKIDNSRFGMNLCNENILKYNNEKLPANIISGTQDNSLRVASQYPKNDVKNMANYLNSLIENKIETVYILASDDDIKNKIKNVKYFESNSSYNDVNVKSQTSKENIIVKDEDYILNYTIYPKIVNSSQGTQKINFVHIPNWKDHTEVDATQLEMTLFSIKEKIKPSANSNSLVHCLGGIGRTIEMLLVERMMNMSPDEKNKTSLEEMVHEIREKRTPLALYEIRQLAELTAFALANGISLLKNNSH from the coding sequence ATGTTTTCAATCGTAAATTTTTTTAGCCGCCCAAATGTTGAGAAAATAAATAGAGATTTAGAAACGAAGTATGTTAAGAAAGAGAATGTCGCTCATAATAGTATTAGTCATATTAGGAACACCAACCAACAGTTGCATACACCTAATTTAGCACCAAGAACGATGATAGGGGGATCTCCTAAATTAAATAACACTACTAAAATTCAACAAATATATAATCAACCAAGTAGTATTGCTAATCTGTCTGCTTTACCGCCTAAGAGCGTTAAAGTGAATAATCTGCCTGCTTTACCGCCTAAGGGCGTTAAAGTGAATAATCCGCCAAACTTACCACCTAGAGAATTAAGAAATACTACACAGGGTTTGAGTACACAAGTACCTATTCAGACAAAATCATTCAGTATCTTAAAACCGGCAGCTTATATTTTTGATGAGAAAGGTAATCGTAACATAGCGAATTCTTCGGATTTTTTAACGGCTGTAAACAGTAAACTAAAAAGTGATGCCCCAGATATAGTGAATATTTTAAATACGTGTAAGATATTATTTAATAATTTAATTTCAAATAATTATTTATCTTCTCGATATGAAAAAATAGATAATTCTAGGTTTGGGATGAATTTATGTAATGAAAATATATTAAAATATAATAATGAAAAACTACCCGCTAATATAATTAGCGGTACTCAAGATAACTCTTTAAGGGTTGCTTCGCAATACCCTAAAAATGATGTAAAAAACATGGCTAATTATTTAAATTCTCTAATAGAAAATAAAATTGAGACTGTTTATATTCTTGCATCAGATGATGATATTAAAAATAAAATTAAAAATGTAAAATATTTCGAGAGTAACAGTAGTTATAATGATGTAAATGTAAAAAGTCAGACCTCTAAAGAAAATATAATCGTTAAAGATGAAGACTATATATTGAACTATACAATTTATCCTAAGATAGTAAACTCCTCGCAGGGAACTCAAAAAATAAATTTTGTTCATATTCCTAATTGGAAAGATCATACTGAAGTAGATGCAACTCAATTAGAAATGACACTTTTTTCTATAAAAGAAAAAATAAAGCCGTCTGCTAATTCAAATAGTTTAGTTCACTGTCTTGGTGGTATTGGAAGAACGATAGAAATGCTTCTCGTTGAAAGAATGATGAATATGTCACCTGATGAAAAAAACAAAACAAGTTTAGAAGAAATGGTGCATGAGATAAGAGAAAAAAGAACACCATTAGCACTATATGAAATTAGACAACTTGCAGAATTAACAGCATTTGCTTTAGCAAACGGTATTTCATTATTAAAAAATAACTCCCATTAA
- a CDS encoding DMT family transporter: protein MFTGFLWLALSIGSEITGTSMIKKTNGFSKLAPSVLVIAAYCICYFALTRAMGYIPVGVAYSLWCGFGIVGVTLVAMILYKQKPDLPAIFSMALIISGGIIMNTFSTM from the coding sequence ATGTTTACCGGATTCTTATGGCTGGCGCTGTCTATCGGTTCTGAAATCACAGGCACGTCTATGATCAAAAAAACAAATGGCTTTAGTAAATTAGCGCCTTCTGTTTTAGTTATTGCTGCTTACTGTATTTGTTATTTTGCCTTGACGCGTGCAATGGGATATATCCCTGTGGGTGTAGCGTATTCACTGTGGTGTGGTTTTGGTATTGTGGGTGTGACGTTAGTTGCGATGATTTTATATAAACAAAAACCAGATTTACCAGCTATATTCTCGATGGCATTGATTATCTCTGGTGGGATAATTATGAATACATTTTCTACAATGTAA
- a CDS encoding DMT family transporter yields the protein MSPKAKSWLWMLAVIISETSATSTLKMFDNSEGTTKTLLLCLIVVLYVICYYSLSRAVKNIPVGLAYATWSGTGILVVSSLGMLFYGQHPDTAAMIGMAVIASGIVIMNLFSKMGSEEEEEETTETPNIKQTASPVNK from the coding sequence ATGTCACCAAAAGCTAAATCATGGCTTTGGATGCTGGCGGTTATTATTTCAGAAACCTCAGCAACCTCTACCTTAAAAATGTTTGATAATAGTGAAGGTACAACTAAAACATTATTATTATGCTTAATTGTTGTTCTTTATGTTATTTGTTATTACTCATTATCGCGTGCAGTGAAAAATATTCCAGTTGGTTTAGCTTATGCAACATGGTCTGGTACAGGTATATTAGTGGTTTCTTCTTTAGGTATGTTGTTTTATGGTCAACATCCTGATACTGCGGCAATGATAGGTATGGCTGTTATTGCCAGTGGTATTGTGATTATGAATCTCTTCTCCAAAATGGGATCAGAAGAAGAGGAAGAAGAAACAACTGAAACTCCTAATATTAAACAGACTGCATCGCCAGTTAATAAATAA
- a CDS encoding phosphate propanoyltransferase has translation MINQQLMGKILSRLPAHGVVSGGTQGMAIPVGISNRHVHLSQQDVEALFGKGYQLTPFKDLKQPGQFAAKECVIVVGSKGSISKVRVLGPVRPQSQLEISKADCFALGIKAPVRESGDLVGSGNAVLMGPAGHVELKEQVICAQRHIHMSEIDARMLNVINGQKVHVKTEGERSLIFDEVVVRVSEKFALEFHIDTDEANAAGLRNNDSVFIVS, from the coding sequence ATGATTAATCAACAACTCATGGGAAAAATCCTCTCTCGTTTGCCTGCACATGGCGTGGTGTCGGGAGGAACTCAAGGAATGGCAATCCCTGTTGGTATTTCTAATCGACATGTGCATCTTTCACAACAAGATGTTGAAGCATTATTTGGCAAAGGTTATCAACTCACTCCGTTTAAAGATCTTAAACAACCGGGTCAGTTTGCAGCAAAAGAGTGTGTGATTGTTGTGGGATCTAAAGGCTCGATCAGTAAAGTTCGTGTTTTAGGACCAGTTCGTCCGCAAAGCCAATTAGAAATTTCAAAAGCTGACTGTTTTGCATTAGGTATAAAAGCACCAGTACGTGAATCGGGTGATTTAGTTGGTTCTGGCAATGCTGTTTTAATGGGGCCAGCGGGTCATGTTGAATTAAAAGAACAAGTCATTTGCGCACAACGCCATATTCATATGAGCGAAATTGACGCCAGAATGTTAAACGTCATCAATGGACAAAAGGTACATGTAAAAACAGAAGGTGAGCGTAGCCTGATTTTTGATGAAGTCGTTGTTCGTGTTAGTGAAAAGTTTGCCCTTGAGTTTCATATAGATACTGATGAAGCTAATGCTGCTGGGCTTCGTAACAACGATAGCGTATTTATTGTCAGCTAA
- a CDS encoding BMC domain-containing protein, giving the protein MNSLGVIETRGLTAAIQAADAACKAANVEIIGYRKVGSGLVSICFQGEISAVRTAVDHGVDVVSQKELVIGSLVIARPEPSVITKLLTIKSKKKAPVVTEKKPEIALETVVETIVEAPVKNEVEKLEATKAVADLQAQNIAAETKATTDKVQSSKKEIKPEGRKGKK; this is encoded by the coding sequence ATGAACAGTTTAGGTGTGATTGAAACACGAGGATTAACCGCAGCCATTCAAGCGGCTGATGCGGCTTGTAAAGCGGCAAACGTGGAAATTATAGGATACCGAAAAGTAGGATCTGGGTTGGTATCAATTTGTTTTCAAGGCGAGATCAGTGCAGTAAGGACTGCGGTTGATCATGGTGTTGATGTGGTTAGCCAAAAAGAGCTAGTGATTGGTTCATTAGTTATTGCAAGGCCAGAACCAAGTGTTATCACCAAATTACTAACCATAAAAAGTAAGAAAAAAGCACCGGTTGTTACTGAAAAAAAGCCAGAAATTGCTCTTGAAACAGTCGTTGAAACAATCGTTGAAGCCCCGGTTAAAAACGAAGTTGAGAAGCTAGAGGCCACAAAAGCCGTTGCAGATTTACAGGCTCAAAATATTGCTGCTGAAACTAAAGCTACAACAGACAAAGTACAAAGCAGTAAGAAAGAGATCAAACCAGAAGGCCGTAAAGGTAAAAAATAA
- the cutD gene encoding choline TMA-lyase-activating enzyme, translating into METAAEIRGRIFNIQKYSIYDGDGIRTLVFLKGCNIRCPWCSNPEGLSSQFQVMYSHDKCVDCGKCVDVCPAGVHYMTTNENGKQVHRVDRGVDCIGCRKCEEVCISDALDIMGKDVSVSELMKIIMQDYDFYISSGGGVTIGGGEMSLQTDFAVALLRECKKMMINTAVETQATTNVANYEKLAEVVDQFLIDIKHIDTTQHKALFGVGNENVRRNLERLMDLGANVVIRMPLVRGYNDSYDAITGAINYAMELSKRGNIQRIDILPYHQFGRNKYEKLEMIYPIKTDPSYTPEELDSLEAFFKKFDFDIRLVRH; encoded by the coding sequence ATGGAGACGGCAGCAGAAATAAGAGGGCGGATATTTAATATCCAAAAATACTCTATTTATGATGGTGATGGTATTCGTACTCTCGTTTTCTTAAAAGGCTGTAATATCCGCTGCCCTTGGTGTTCCAATCCAGAAGGTCTCAGCAGTCAATTTCAAGTGATGTACTCTCACGACAAGTGTGTGGATTGCGGTAAATGCGTCGATGTTTGTCCTGCGGGTGTGCATTACATGACAACCAATGAAAATGGTAAGCAAGTTCACCGTGTTGATCGTGGCGTTGATTGCATCGGCTGCCGTAAATGTGAAGAGGTCTGTATTTCAGATGCTCTTGATATTATGGGAAAAGATGTTTCTGTTTCTGAACTAATGAAAATCATCATGCAAGATTATGACTTTTACATCTCTTCAGGGGGTGGTGTCACAATCGGGGGCGGTGAAATGAGTCTACAAACTGATTTCGCGGTTGCGCTTTTACGAGAATGTAAAAAGATGATGATCAATACCGCAGTGGAGACGCAAGCGACCACTAACGTGGCGAATTATGAAAAATTAGCGGAAGTCGTTGATCAATTTCTGATTGATATCAAACACATTGATACTACTCAGCATAAAGCGTTGTTTGGCGTTGGTAATGAAAATGTCCGTCGTAATTTAGAACGTTTAATGGATCTCGGTGCCAATGTGGTTATTCGTATGCCATTAGTTAGAGGTTATAACGACTCTTATGATGCAATTACAGGAGCAATTAATTACGCGATGGAGCTATCAAAACGCGGCAATATTCAGCGTATTGATATTCTTCCGTATCATCAATTTGGGCGTAATAAATACGAAAAATTGGAAATGATCTACCCAATAAAAACCGATCCTAGTTATACACCAGAAGAGTTAGACAGTTTAGAAGCCTTCTTTAAGAAATTTGATTTCGATATCCGTCTTGTCCGTCACTAA